Proteins encoded by one window of Streptomyces sp. NBC_01477:
- a CDS encoding WhiB family transcriptional regulator gives MIPDWQHRAACGDEDPELFFPVGNSGPAILKIEEAKRVCRRCPVMDQCRQWALETGQDAGVWGGLSEDERRSMRRRASRNRVRQD, from the coding sequence ATGATCCCCGACTGGCAACACCGCGCTGCGTGCGGCGACGAGGACCCCGAGCTGTTCTTCCCCGTCGGCAACTCCGGCCCCGCGATCTTGAAGATCGAGGAGGCCAAGAGGGTCTGCCGCCGGTGCCCCGTCATGGACCAGTGCCGCCAATGGGCACTGGAGACCGGTCAGGACGCCGGTGTCTGGGGCGGACTCAGCGAGGACGAGCGCCGCTCGATGAGGCGCCGCGCCAGCCGCAACCGCGTCCGTCAGGACTAG
- a CDS encoding RICIN domain-containing protein, whose protein sequence is MRAFRRPLLGPLMAAVCAAPLAFSMTPAAHAAGGYEIRSVARPSDAWDQIGEAGDPVLAETASGSERQRWNVVPGPEGFSVVVNAASGDCLTGGEAGITAEPCTRDPHQWWRIRQVEGGVQFELHVTNGCVTHAGSGRPLAWVRCEPERIDQKWRIVG, encoded by the coding sequence ATGCGCGCTTTTCGCCGTCCGCTGCTGGGCCCACTGATGGCCGCGGTATGCGCGGCACCCCTGGCCTTCTCGATGACCCCCGCCGCCCACGCCGCCGGCGGCTACGAGATCCGCAGCGTGGCCAGGCCGTCGGACGCCTGGGACCAGATCGGCGAGGCCGGAGACCCGGTCCTGGCCGAGACGGCCAGCGGCAGCGAGCGCCAGCGGTGGAACGTCGTTCCCGGTCCTGAGGGTTTCTCCGTGGTGGTCAACGCGGCCTCCGGTGACTGCCTCACCGGCGGGGAGGCCGGAATCACCGCCGAGCCGTGCACCAGGGACCCCCACCAGTGGTGGCGGATCCGCCAGGTCGAAGGCGGCGTGCAGTTCGAACTGCATGTGACCAACGGCTGTGTCACCCACGCCGGCAGCGGACGGCCGCTGGCGTGGGTGAGGTGCGAGCCGGAGCGGATCGACCAGAAGTGGCGGATCGTGGGTTAG
- a CDS encoding cupredoxin domain-containing protein, producing MTAFRTPARGRRAAALAVAAALLSLVGCSSSSGSDGSSGAATPPGMSSMASGPAASGSSAPAGATRITITDFMFSPATLTVRPGAKVTVVNQDSTVHTVTATGDKQFDTGSVAPGRTTTFTAPTTPGTYGYICTIHQFMTGTLTVS from the coding sequence ATGACCGCATTCCGCACCCCCGCCCGAGGCCGCAGGGCCGCCGCCCTCGCCGTCGCCGCCGCGCTGCTCTCCCTCGTCGGCTGCTCGTCCTCGTCCGGCTCCGACGGATCCTCCGGCGCCGCGACCCCGCCCGGCATGTCCTCGATGGCGTCCGGGCCCGCCGCGTCCGGGTCCTCGGCGCCTGCCGGGGCGACGCGGATCACCATCACGGACTTCATGTTCAGCCCGGCCACACTGACCGTCCGCCCCGGCGCCAAGGTCACCGTGGTCAACCAGGACTCGACCGTCCACACCGTGACGGCCACCGGGGACAAGCAGTTCGACACCGGCAGCGTCGCGCCGGGCAGGACGACGACGTTCACGGCGCCGACCACGCCGGGAACGTACGGCTACATCTGCACGATCCACCAGTTCATGACGGGCACCCTCACCGTCAGCTGA